Proteins encoded together in one Clostridium felsineum DSM 794 window:
- a CDS encoding spore germination protein produces MFSYLNKKFRFLQNKNYKKNNNNSNPTFEKNELKLSSNLTKNINTLKNIMGLSSDIIYREFSFGSKMHFNAALIFLKGMTEKKTINETIMNSFMYSDKINSLENNISNKILDILKDRLISVGDVKENDNINELIASCLSGNTIFLLDGSTKALIVETQGWESRGIQEAKTDAVVRGPREAFCETLSTNMTLIRRKIKNPNLTFENMRIGKQTDTDICIVYLKGVVNQKLIDEVHTRLNRINTDSILESGYIEQFIEDEPFSIFPTVGNSEKPDIIAAKILEGRIAILIDGTPFVLTVPLLFLEGFQSSEDYYSRPFYASFIRLLRFISFSLSILAPVTYVVLSTFHQELIPTTLLFTMASSHEGVPFPAFLEALLMMIAFEILREAGVRLPRNVGQAVSIVGALVIGEAAVAAGLVGGIMVVVVALTAIASFVVPSYIDVTSILRLLLLFLGAFLGIYGVGIGILAILVHLVSLRSFGAPYLSPFAPVTPRDLKDTFVRFPLWSMITRPRVIGWHNLKRRKNGNKPEKPSKQNSGGENYEK; encoded by the coding sequence TTGTTTAGTTACTTAAATAAAAAATTTAGATTTCTACAAAATAAAAACTATAAAAAGAATAACAACAATTCTAATCCAACTTTTGAGAAAAATGAACTTAAACTCTCCTCAAATCTTACAAAAAATATAAATACACTTAAAAACATTATGGGGTTAAGCAGTGATATAATTTACCGTGAATTTTCATTTGGTTCAAAAATGCACTTTAATGCAGCTTTAATCTTTTTAAAGGGAATGACTGAAAAAAAGACTATAAATGAAACCATTATGAATTCTTTTATGTACAGTGACAAAATAAACTCTTTAGAAAACAATATATCAAACAAAATTTTAGACATATTGAAGGATAGATTAATATCTGTAGGAGATGTGAAAGAAAATGATAACATAAATGAGTTAATAGCCTCTTGTCTATCTGGAAATACAATTTTTCTTTTAGATGGATCAACTAAAGCACTCATAGTAGAAACTCAGGGCTGGGAATCTAGAGGAATACAAGAAGCAAAGACAGATGCTGTTGTTAGAGGGCCAAGAGAAGCCTTCTGTGAAACCTTAAGTACGAATATGACTTTGATAAGACGAAAAATCAAAAATCCAAATCTCACCTTTGAGAACATGAGAATTGGTAAACAAACTGATACTGATATATGTATAGTATATTTAAAGGGGGTTGTAAACCAAAAACTCATAGATGAAGTACATACTCGGCTTAATAGAATAAATACTGACAGTATACTAGAATCAGGATACATTGAACAATTTATAGAAGATGAGCCTTTCTCTATTTTCCCTACTGTTGGTAACTCTGAAAAACCAGATATAATTGCTGCAAAAATACTTGAAGGAAGAATTGCAATTTTAATTGATGGAACTCCCTTTGTTCTTACTGTACCTTTGCTATTTCTAGAAGGCTTCCAAAGCTCTGAAGATTATTATTCTAGACCTTTTTATGCTAGCTTTATAAGACTTTTAAGATTCATTTCTTTTTCACTTAGTATACTTGCTCCAGTAACCTATGTTGTTTTATCTACCTTTCATCAAGAACTTATTCCAACTACTCTACTATTTACCATGGCTTCAAGTCACGAAGGAGTTCCTTTTCCTGCTTTTTTAGAAGCCCTACTTATGATGATTGCTTTTGAAATATTAAGAGAAGCAGGTGTAAGACTTCCTCGTAACGTAGGTCAGGCGGTCAGCATTGTAGGTGCCTTAGTTATAGGCGAAGCTGCTGTAGCTGCTGGTCTTGTCGGTGGTATTATGGTTGTTGTTGTAGCTCTTACCGCTATAGCTAGTTTCGTTGTGCCTTCTTATATAGATGTTACTTCTATATTAAGATTACTATTACTTTTTTTAGGCGCATTCTTAGGTATATATGGAGTTGGTATTGGTATTTTAGCTATTTTAGTACACCTTGTTTCCTTAAGATCCTTTGGTGCTCCTTATCTATCCCCATTTGCACCAGTCACTCCTAGAGACTTAAAGGATACCTTTGTAAGATTTCCTTTATGGTCTATGATAACACGACCAAGAGTTATAGGTTGGCATAACTTAAAAAGAAGAAAAAATGGCAATAAACCAGAAAAACCTTCTAAGCAAAATTCAGGAGGTGAAAATTATGAAAAATAG
- a CDS encoding putative holin-like toxin, whose protein sequence is MSNDVLALLFQGGLFLISLLTLIVLLIEKISKK, encoded by the coding sequence ATGAGTAATGATGTTTTAGCATTGCTATTTCAAGGCGGATTGTTCTTAATATCACTGCTAACTTTAATAGTGTTACTTATAGAAAAAATCTCAAAAAAATAG
- a CDS encoding sigma-70 family RNA polymerase sigma factor — translation MLDLKKTIKNAQSGDDSAFSTLIKLNKEKLYKTAYLYVKNEEEALDILSDTVYKAYLNIKKLKEPEFFNTWIMRILINTASDTLKKKKRLRYIDDYEKFKIVDEKFCSTIAERVDLYKAIDCLNINYKNIIILKFFEDMTIKEISTVLKRPEGTIKVYLSRALKKLKIELKEDLI, via the coding sequence ATGCTTGATTTAAAAAAAACAATAAAAAATGCTCAAAGTGGTGATGATTCTGCCTTCTCTACTTTAATAAAGCTTAATAAAGAAAAATTATATAAAACAGCCTATTTGTACGTAAAAAATGAAGAAGAAGCACTAGATATTTTAAGTGATACGGTTTATAAAGCCTATTTAAATATAAAAAAACTTAAAGAACCTGAATTTTTTAATACTTGGATAATGAGAATTTTAATTAATACTGCTTCGGATACTTTAAAGAAGAAAAAAAGGCTTCGTTATATTGACGATTACGAAAAATTTAAAATTGTAGATGAAAAATTTTGCTCCACTATAGCGGAAAGAGTAGATTTATATAAAGCTATAGACTGTCTTAACATAAATTACAAGAATATAATCATTTTAAAATTCTTTGAAGATATGACCATAAAGGAAATTTCAACAGTATTAAAGAGACCTGAAGGCACTATAAAGGTATATCTTTCTAGAGCCCTTAAAAAGCTAAAAATTGAATTAAAGGAGGATTTGATATGA
- a CDS encoding DUF4179 domain-containing protein: MNTYKKDFENIPSSSKLDFTIDNAIIKAKKHKKLVHLSKLLSSISVLFILFTLGINFNTFFANSLNNLPLLSSLEKALNFHYDKNLMTKIKENTSPSVNLSSSDKNITLTINKTIGDNKDVFILYTLKSNNKKLLLSNFTLEAPKGKVIFDSKNFKSKIKPTILENNKEISFVSSDNGYKAVVTSLNYSKAKSETYGSMELISLNNTNKRIPKNIILKVSTIKNNTSSIDGAWNIPLTLQKNSEKPKEYNNIKFSANNTDCIINYLRIYPTHMDMNIKLGINKISKSQAWGIGTNTTNYKTLPFFKDDIGNIYKLSPANFSYDYKNKTVTVSFQSCYYKKVKKLYFVISQLNYENIPYVNFSPVKVYIK; the protein is encoded by the coding sequence ATGAATACTTATAAAAAAGATTTTGAAAACATACCATCTTCAAGTAAACTAGACTTCACCATTGATAATGCTATAATAAAAGCAAAGAAACATAAAAAATTAGTTCATTTAAGTAAGCTTTTATCCAGCATATCTGTCTTATTTATTTTGTTTACATTGGGAATTAATTTTAACACCTTTTTTGCCAACAGCTTAAATAACTTACCCCTATTATCCTCCTTAGAAAAAGCTCTTAATTTTCATTATGATAAAAACCTCATGACCAAAATAAAAGAAAATACCTCCCCCTCTGTTAATTTATCATCTTCAGATAAAAATATAACCTTAACTATTAATAAAACAATTGGTGATAATAAAGATGTCTTCATACTTTATACCTTAAAAAGCAATAATAAGAAACTTCTGTTATCTAATTTTACTTTAGAGGCTCCCAAAGGAAAAGTGATTTTTGATAGTAAAAACTTCAAATCTAAAATTAAACCTACTATTTTAGAAAATAATAAAGAAATTTCTTTTGTGAGTTCTGATAATGGCTATAAAGCAGTAGTAACTTCCCTAAATTATTCTAAAGCAAAAAGTGAAACCTACGGATCTATGGAATTAATTTCTTTAAACAACACTAACAAAAGAATTCCTAAAAATATAATCTTAAAGGTTTCAACTATAAAAAATAACACTAGTAGTATAGATGGTGCTTGGAATATACCCTTGACTCTACAAAAAAATAGTGAAAAGCCAAAGGAATATAATAACATTAAATTTTCTGCTAACAATACAGATTGCATCATAAATTACCTAAGAATATATCCTACACACATGGATATGAACATTAAACTAGGTATAAATAAAATCAGTAAATCACAAGCTTGGGGAATAGGAACTAATACTACAAACTATAAAACTCTACCTTTTTTTAAAGATGATATTGGCAATATATACAAGCTTTCTCCTGCAAACTTTTCTTATGATTATAAAAATAAAACAGTAACCGTCTCCTTCCAAAGCTGTTATTATAAAAAAGTCAAAAAACTATATTTCGTTATAAGTCAGCTTAATTACGAAAATATACCATATGTAAATTTTTCTCCAGTTAAAGTTTATATCAAATAA
- a CDS encoding Ger(x)C family spore germination protein, giving the protein MKNSTKKFFKLISCILLVLNLASCIDSRELNKLGIVLCVGIDKVKDCNDIEMSIETAKLSSGKSSPSGGGGTPSSSVSTLILTETGNSLGRIISTFNRKLDRQLFFSHNQVIVFGESAAKDGIAKYLDFFMRFRETRLLVWLLIAKGDVKNILNVPPNMEDTQGRNISELLAEQKEVSDIPNINLKDFTERIMSKTTSPIIPIIEISTNGNKAKPTLRLSKTAVFKKDQMIGSLNSQETRGLLWALNKVKTGIVTVNLPNSKGTIDIETIKAKGKISAKLKDNKITMQIKVKQEGNLLEQNSSENLATPDTYTIIEKKEEETIKNQIETAILKSKDLNSDIFGFGDTIYRKYPKYFKEIEPHWNKTFKELKVDVDVNCKLRRNGRISKPIMSK; this is encoded by the coding sequence ATGAAAAATAGTACAAAAAAATTTTTCAAATTAATTTCATGTATATTGCTTGTTTTAAATTTAGCTTCTTGCATAGATTCTAGAGAATTAAATAAATTAGGTATAGTTCTCTGTGTTGGAATTGATAAGGTAAAGGATTGTAATGACATAGAGATGAGTATTGAAACAGCAAAATTATCAAGCGGCAAAAGTAGTCCTTCAGGCGGTGGAGGTACACCTTCCTCTAGTGTATCTACTCTTATTTTAACTGAGACTGGTAATAGTCTAGGAAGAATTATAAGCACCTTTAATCGTAAATTGGATAGACAATTATTTTTTTCTCATAATCAAGTAATAGTATTTGGTGAAAGTGCTGCTAAAGATGGCATAGCAAAGTATTTAGACTTTTTTATGAGATTTAGAGAAACCCGTTTACTTGTTTGGCTTTTAATTGCTAAAGGAGATGTAAAAAATATACTAAATGTGCCGCCAAACATGGAGGATACTCAAGGAAGAAATATATCAGAATTATTAGCTGAGCAAAAAGAAGTTTCTGATATTCCAAATATTAATTTAAAAGATTTTACAGAAAGGATTATGAGTAAAACCACATCTCCTATTATACCTATAATTGAAATTTCTACAAATGGTAATAAAGCTAAACCAACTTTACGTCTTTCTAAAACTGCAGTTTTTAAAAAAGATCAAATGATTGGTTCTTTAAATAGTCAGGAGACTAGGGGACTACTTTGGGCGCTTAATAAGGTAAAAACCGGTATTGTAACTGTAAATTTACCTAACTCTAAAGGAACAATTGATATAGAAACTATAAAAGCAAAAGGAAAGATTAGTGCTAAACTTAAAGATAATAAAATAACTATGCAAATCAAAGTAAAGCAGGAAGGTAATTTACTAGAACAAAATTCATCTGAAAATTTAGCAACACCTGATACATATACAATTATTGAAAAAAAAGAAGAAGAAACTATAAAAAATCAAATAGAAACTGCTATTTTAAAATCAAAAGATTTAAATTCAGATATATTTGGCTTTGGTGATACCATCTACAGAAAATATCCTAAATACTTTAAAGAAATAGAGCCTCATTGGAATAAGACTTTTAAGGAACTTAAGGTTGACGTAGATGTTAATTGTAAATTAAGGAGAAATGGTAGAATTAGTAAGCCTATTATGTCTAAATAA
- a CDS encoding GerAB/ArcD/ProY family transporter → MFNEKSMLSSKQLMFLFVSLIQASTFNTAFMIESTKQDIWVVSLSSFIIVFFLLIIYISLYNKFPKKTVIEIFFKLYGRFLGTVISLSYIFYFWFIIPSNYRSVGDFFSTYMGRNSNITPFIIPLSILCIYTLGKGIEVIARISCIFSILTFLMALIVTIFLVDQIHFYNILPAFQLNWGQLIQGTNSMICTLLGEVFVFMMIFPNLNDQTKLKKSALMGFSLAYIYLLFILIRNTLVLGNIGHIQVQPAYQIASLINVGNVFSRVEILTAIFLLATLFLKICFFTYATVISITKCFKLTSYKPLVIPVTIISSILSITIFDSSSDEANVGLNIYPIYALLFIVIIPIISFIIASVKNSTTPN, encoded by the coding sequence ATGTTTAATGAAAAAAGTATGCTTTCTAGTAAGCAATTAATGTTTCTTTTTGTTTCTCTTATTCAAGCTTCTACCTTTAATACAGCTTTTATGATTGAATCCACAAAACAGGATATTTGGGTAGTCTCACTCTCTAGTTTTATAATTGTATTTTTTTTATTGATTATCTATATATCGCTATATAATAAATTTCCTAAAAAAACTGTAATAGAAATATTTTTCAAGCTTTATGGAAGATTTTTAGGTACCGTAATATCTTTATCATACATATTTTATTTCTGGTTTATTATTCCTTCAAACTATAGATCTGTAGGAGATTTCTTCTCAACTTACATGGGAAGAAACTCTAATATTACTCCTTTTATTATACCACTATCCATTTTATGTATATATACTTTAGGAAAAGGAATAGAAGTAATTGCAAGGATATCCTGCATTTTTTCAATATTAACCTTCTTAATGGCTTTAATTGTAACCATTTTTCTTGTAGATCAGATACATTTTTACAATATCCTCCCTGCTTTTCAGTTAAATTGGGGTCAGCTTATTCAAGGTACTAATTCTATGATTTGTACTCTTCTTGGTGAAGTTTTTGTATTTATGATGATCTTTCCAAATCTTAATGACCAAACAAAACTAAAAAAAAGTGCTTTAATGGGTTTTTCTCTAGCATATATATACCTTCTATTTATTTTAATTAGAAATACACTTGTTTTAGGGAATATAGGCCACATACAAGTTCAACCAGCCTATCAAATTGCAAGCCTCATAAATGTTGGAAATGTTTTTAGTAGGGTTGAAATACTTACAGCCATATTTTTACTAGCTACCCTTTTCTTAAAAATATGTTTTTTCACTTATGCTACCGTAATTTCCATAACTAAATGCTTTAAATTAACTAGCTATAAACCTTTAGTAATCCCTGTTACTATAATAAGCTCTATATTATCAATAACCATATTTGACTCTTCCTCGGATGAAGCAAATGTTGGTTTAAACATTTATCCCATATACGCTCTATTATTTATAGTCATAATTCCTATTATTTCTTTTATTATAGCTTCTGTAAAAAACTCTACTACCCCAAACTAA
- a CDS encoding GerAB/ArcD/ProY family transporter — protein MVRLTKHQLFTLTFIFQVGSTPLFALGIEAEQDAWIVILLSLLIGLVMAYISTELFYIFPDKNLIEIINIILGKKIGIPLCISYAMVFIWACGRNLREFSELIVLISLPHVHLWIIILSYILLTLYTLFKGFETLSRLSELIVPITIIFLISMFIIIIFFSDTHMKNLLPILGNGITPILKSLPGVMWFPFGEVFVLLLYWHYLNDKQAVRITTFKALISSGFLLCISTIVTISELGVKYTSLATIPLVETLRVINVVEVLSRIDILGIPFLILGGFFKICIYLNSLALTVNSVFKINNFKLTLVLSGIFMLFFSIYFEPSYAYHQWLFPFDARYFCLPYCTIYPTLLLLIYFIKSKRSKI, from the coding sequence ATGGTACGTTTAACTAAACATCAGCTTTTCACCTTAACCTTTATATTCCAAGTTGGAAGCACTCCACTATTTGCTTTAGGTATAGAGGCTGAGCAAGATGCATGGATAGTAATCCTCCTTTCGCTATTAATTGGTTTAGTTATGGCATATATATCAACAGAGCTTTTTTATATATTTCCTGATAAGAACCTTATTGAAATAATCAATATTATACTTGGGAAAAAAATAGGTATACCCCTTTGTATATCATATGCTATGGTTTTTATTTGGGCATGTGGTCGTAATCTTAGAGAATTTAGTGAATTAATAGTACTAATTTCTCTACCACATGTTCATTTGTGGATTATAATACTTTCATATATATTACTTACCTTATACACTCTATTTAAAGGCTTTGAAACCTTATCACGATTATCTGAGTTAATAGTTCCAATTACTATAATTTTTTTAATTTCAATGTTTATAATAATTATTTTTTTCAGTGATACACATATGAAAAATTTATTGCCTATTTTAGGTAACGGCATCACCCCCATACTTAAATCCTTACCTGGAGTTATGTGGTTTCCATTTGGTGAAGTATTTGTTCTCTTATTATACTGGCATTATTTAAATGATAAGCAAGCCGTAAGAATAACTACCTTCAAAGCTCTTATTTCCTCCGGTTTTCTCCTCTGTATCTCAACTATTGTGACCATATCAGAACTTGGCGTTAAATACACCTCCCTTGCAACAATCCCCTTAGTAGAAACTCTTAGGGTTATTAATGTGGTTGAAGTATTAAGCCGTATTGATATTCTTGGTATACCTTTTCTTATTTTGGGTGGATTTTTCAAAATATGCATTTACTTAAATTCACTTGCTTTAACTGTAAATTCAGTGTTTAAAATAAATAACTTTAAGTTAACTTTAGTACTATCTGGTATATTTATGTTGTTCTTTTCTATATATTTTGAACCAAGTTATGCTTATCATCAATGGCTATTTCCATTTGATGCAAGATATTTTTGTCTACCTTATTGTACTATTTATCCTACACTGCTTTTACTTATTTATTTTATAAAAAGTAAAAGATCTAAGATATAA
- a CDS encoding GerAB/ArcD/ProY family transporter, with protein MFNEKSMISSKQLMLLFFSLIQASTFTVVYISTTTKQDTWIVSLSGFIIIFFLLTIYVSLCNRFPGKTIIEIFPKLYGNILGFIISFLYIFYFWFIIPSNYRFIADFFSTYMMQNSDITPFIIPTAILCIYTLRKGIEVLVKISCIFSIITLLTALLITILVMDKINFSNFFPVFQLNWGQFIQGTNVMVSIPIGEIVVFLLIFPNLNDQTKLKKSALLGFSIAYLYFVFILIRNVLVLGNIGNIQVQPAYQIAGLINIGEALNRVEIFTAMFLLANLFLKICFFTYAAVVSIAQCFKLTSYKPLVIPITILSSILSITMFKSPSEESMAGLTTYPIFALLFIVIIPIISFIIASVKKNFSSN; from the coding sequence ATGTTTAATGAAAAAAGTATGATTTCTAGTAAACAATTAATGCTTCTATTTTTTTCTCTTATTCAAGCTTCTACTTTTACAGTAGTATATATAAGTACAACTACAAAACAAGACACCTGGATAGTTTCTTTATCTGGCTTTATAATCATATTTTTTTTACTGACTATTTATGTATCATTATGTAATAGATTCCCCGGAAAAACTATAATTGAAATATTTCCTAAGCTGTATGGAAATATTTTAGGCTTCATAATTTCATTTTTGTATATATTTTATTTTTGGTTTATTATCCCTTCAAATTATAGATTTATAGCTGACTTTTTTTCAACTTATATGATGCAAAACTCTGATATTACCCCTTTTATTATTCCCACTGCGATTTTATGTATATATACCTTAAGAAAAGGAATAGAAGTACTTGTAAAAATATCCTGCATCTTTTCCATAATAACCTTATTAACAGCTTTACTTATAACTATTCTTGTTATGGATAAAATAAATTTTTCCAACTTTTTTCCAGTCTTTCAATTGAATTGGGGTCAGTTTATTCAGGGTACTAATGTTATGGTTTCTATTCCTATTGGGGAGATTGTCGTATTTCTTTTAATCTTTCCAAACCTTAATGATCAAACAAAATTAAAAAAAAGTGCTTTATTGGGCTTTAGTATAGCCTATTTATACTTTGTATTTATTTTAATAAGAAACGTACTTGTTTTAGGAAATATAGGTAATATACAAGTTCAACCCGCTTATCAAATTGCAGGACTTATAAATATTGGTGAAGCCTTGAACAGGGTTGAAATATTTACAGCTATGTTTTTATTAGCTAATCTTTTTTTGAAAATTTGTTTTTTTACCTATGCAGCAGTAGTTTCTATAGCTCAGTGTTTTAAACTAACTAGCTATAAACCTTTAGTAATTCCTATTACCATACTAAGCTCTATACTATCAATAACAATGTTTAAATCACCCTCAGAAGAATCTATGGCTGGTCTAACTACTTACCCTATATTTGCTCTTTTATTTATAGTGATAATTCCTATTATTTCTTTTATTATAGCTTCTGTAAAGAAAAATTTTAGTTCAAACTAA
- a CDS encoding GerAB/ArcD/ProY family transporter, protein MIQLSKREFFALMFIFEVGSTPLFELGIEAKEDAWIAILLSLLVGTVTIWIITELQSVFPTKNLVEIILIILGKKLGFILCTLYLMSYIWVCGRNLREFAELIIIQALPHASLWIILISFLALSVYTLSKGFEVLARTSQLVLPLIIFFLVSLIVLVSISHQFNLKNITPILANGFKPIIGTLPQLMWFPSGEIAVFLLYWHYMNDKKIVRKVTLEAVLLSGLLLCSSTILNIAVLGVNYTSSSTIPLLETIRVINIGGIITHLDVIGVIIIFIGGFFKMSVFLNSITVVISSLFNMKNSKMLLIPTGIFMLFFSIYFEPSFAYHQWMFPFDSRYFQVMYPCVFPPMLLLIYIIKKKRAEF, encoded by the coding sequence ATGATTCAACTAAGTAAAAGAGAATTTTTCGCACTTATGTTTATATTTGAAGTTGGAAGCACTCCACTTTTTGAATTAGGTATTGAAGCCAAGGAAGATGCTTGGATTGCTATTTTATTATCACTTTTAGTTGGTACAGTAACCATCTGGATTATTACTGAACTTCAAAGTGTATTTCCGACCAAAAACCTTGTAGAAATAATACTTATTATATTAGGGAAAAAATTAGGCTTTATTCTTTGTACTCTTTATTTAATGAGTTACATATGGGTTTGCGGTCGTAATTTAAGAGAATTCGCAGAACTAATAATAATTCAAGCTTTGCCACATGCCTCATTATGGATTATTTTAATTTCCTTCTTAGCCCTTAGTGTATATACTCTCTCAAAAGGCTTTGAAGTTTTAGCTCGTACTTCTCAGTTAGTGCTCCCATTAATTATATTTTTTTTGGTTTCACTTATAGTACTTGTATCTATATCTCATCAATTCAACTTAAAAAATATAACTCCAATACTTGCTAATGGGTTTAAACCCATAATTGGTACATTGCCCCAATTAATGTGGTTTCCTTCCGGAGAAATAGCTGTATTTTTGCTTTATTGGCACTATATGAATGATAAAAAAATTGTAAGAAAAGTTACACTTGAAGCAGTACTTTTATCTGGACTTTTACTTTGTTCATCAACTATTCTTAATATTGCTGTACTTGGTGTAAATTATACTTCTTCCTCCACCATTCCGTTACTTGAAACTATAAGAGTAATTAATATAGGCGGTATAATAACACATCTGGATGTTATAGGTGTAATTATTATTTTTATAGGAGGTTTTTTTAAGATGTCTGTATTTTTAAACTCAATTACAGTAGTTATAAGTTCATTATTTAATATGAAAAATTCTAAAATGCTATTAATTCCTACTGGAATATTTATGCTGTTTTTTTCAATTTATTTTGAACCTAGCTTTGCTTACCACCAATGGATGTTTCCTTTTGATTCGAGATACTTTCAGGTGATGTATCCTTGTGTTTTTCCTCCTATGTTGTTACTTATTTACATTATTAAAAAGAAAAGAGCGGAATTTTAA
- a CDS encoding DUF2127 domain-containing protein, with the protein MFYNNINNSFLKKKKFSMLHKGFKLGLLIKGADGLLELLGSIFLIFLTPISLNKIIAILTQHELSEDPKDYIANYAITFAANFSLNVKVFGVFYLIFHGVLKVFLVVMLWKKKLWAYPITIFFLMLFIFYQLYRCAIKYSIPLIILSAFDIIMIILTLTEYRVMKHNIN; encoded by the coding sequence ATGTTCTATAATAATATAAATAATTCTTTTCTTAAAAAAAAGAAATTTAGTATGCTCCATAAAGGCTTTAAATTGGGTTTATTAATTAAGGGAGCTGATGGACTTTTAGAACTACTAGGCAGCATATTTTTAATATTTTTAACACCAATTAGCTTAAATAAAATAATAGCTATATTAACCCAGCATGAACTATCAGAAGATCCAAAGGACTATATTGCAAATTACGCTATAACCTTTGCAGCAAACTTTTCACTAAACGTCAAAGTCTTTGGAGTATTCTATTTAATTTTCCACGGTGTATTAAAAGTATTTTTAGTAGTAATGCTTTGGAAGAAAAAGCTTTGGGCTTATCCAATCACTATATTTTTTCTTATGCTGTTCATATTTTATCAGCTGTATAGATGTGCTATTAAATACTCTATTCCTCTAATAATTTTAAGTGCATTTGACATTATAATGATTATATTAACTTTAACAGAGTACAGAGTTATGAAGCATAATATAAATTAA